TCGAAAAACCCAGTTGTATATAGTTGCAGTGACATCATGCCGACTGAAACCATCATTACCTTCTTTAGAATCATATTATCGTGTTAATCATTTGAAAATATTACAAAAAAGAATCATATACAAGTATTTTCTTTGTCTACCAAAAAATTACTATTGCATTTCTGACATCTACTAACAGTTACTTTAAACCCAAATGATCATGAAACCCACTTTCTATATGATTTTCATTAACATACATCTGTTTTACATACTCATAATTCTCTTTGACAATGAGTTTAATACATATACAAAGGATTGTTGCTGTACACATCGCCCAGGTAATCATAAATATGGGTACATTATAAAAGGGCATTTTAGGCTCTACAAACACTTTTTTTTTGTCAGTCAGTAAATTTCACATTAAAAAAGATATAAACAAATACTCAAGTGTCGATATTAGTCCAATTGACAACTCAACCAAATTTGGACAATTTTCTATTGTAAGCTCTGTTAACTTATCAAATGAGGGACCTACAAACCAACTAGGAAATTTCATTCCCCCATAGTTCCAAATATTCAGTTGGTTCAACTTAGTGGGAGGCCTTAGCATTTGAAATACTTCATATTCTAGAATTGAATTCCGAGAATCATCAAATACAGCACTCCATTCCATATCCAACCTCACAAGACCCTTCTTTCCCATTAAGTTGGCATCCATAGCTTGTTGTGGATCTGTcactttttccaatccttcaatgGAAAGATCATCTTGAAGATTCAACATGTCTTTAAGGTCTGATACCTTGAAACCGTTAATTCTTTTGATAATAACCTTGGACAAAGTTTGTAGACTACTTAACCCACCCATCCCTAAGGGTGTTTTCTTCAACGATGCAGTATCACTCATGTCAAGATGTCTGAGGTTTATTAACTTATGAAAACTGACCGGCAAGCTTGTTAACTTGTTACATCCACTGACCAACAAGGTTTGTAGATTATGAAGCTCACTAACCTCTTCTAGTACTTGTTTGATTTTCGTTCTAGAAAAATCGAGCTACCGTAAATGTTTCAGAACACCAACAGATCTTGGTACATCTGTGATTGAAGTTCGAGTTAAGCTTAGCACCCTCATGAACTGTAATTTGGGAAGTAAGTCCACAAGAACATTATCCAAGTAAACATAATGTGAACGATCTGACACCGTTAAGAATGTTCTTAGGCGTTCAAATCTGTGTATTTCCCTGAGCTTTCCATTTTCTGCACCTCGTTGACCCAAGTATGAAAAGTGACGGAACTTCTCAAAAGCTTCGTTCCTACCATTTACGTCCATCTTATCATCCAAAAAATAGAAGACGTCTCCTGCAACACTTATTGCCAAGTCATGCATCAAGTCGTGCATGGTGAATTTGAATTTGTTACCCGTTAACTGCTGAAAAAATGACCTTGCTTGGAGCTCTTCAAAGTACTCGAAACCCACACTCTCCATTGACATGTTGCCTTTTGGTTGGTTTAGAAACCCCTCTGCCATCCACAATAACACTGGATGTTTCTTGTTGAACACGTAGTCCTTTGGAAATAAACAACAATATGCAAAAAGTTGCTTTAGTTGAGATGGAAGATCATAATAACTTAGCTTGAGAGCCGGAATTGTAAGGTTCAGCACAGTTCATCACTGATGCAACTGTGGTCTTCCGTGTGGTAACAATGATTTTACTGCCGGGCGCCCCTTTAAGAGGTTTTTCAAGAACTTCCCATTTTTCTTGGTCTTCATTCCAAACATCGTCTAATACGAGTAGGAACTTTTTGTTTGAAAGCTTTTCTTTAAGTGCCACATGAAGCTGATCCAAACTTAAATAATAATTGTTCTCTCCGGTGACAAATTGATAGATTTTATTGCTAATAGCGAGTACATCAAACTCGTCCGAAACACAAACCCATACCTTGAGTTCAAACTGCGTTTTAACTTTTTCGTTGTTGTACAAAAGTTGGGCAAGAGTTGTTTTCCCTATCCCACCTAGACCAACTATGAAGATGATGCTCACATTTTGATCATTACATGCCTCATCCCCCATAACTTACTGAGCAATGCCTCTTGATCCACTTGTCGACCTAAAACTGTAGACACATCTAAAAGGGAAGTTTGCTCCAATCTTTTACTATTTCTGTTCGATCGAAGTTCAGCTATGGCGTTGATACCTATACCTAGATTATTTTTCTGCTCCACAAGATCATTTAGTTTGACGGTAATTTCATCTAGCATAGGACGCATCTTACGACCATACATCAACTTATGAGGAGTGAAATTAGTACAAAAAGTTGGAATGAACTTTTTCAATACCTTACTTGTGCTTGAGCTGCCTTGTGATTCGTCATTCAACTTTCTTCGCATTATTTCAGTGGCCATATCATCGAGTACATCGTCCAAGTCATAAGCAACATGATGAAGTTCTTGTAGCCACAATCTAACAGCTTCCTGTGTTATATGCTTCTCACTTGCATCAGCAAGAACAGCTTGAATAATAGGCAAAGTTTTCTTTCCATTTTTTCAGCGTAGATTCAATTCCTTCAGATCGAGCAAACTTCATCAAGTCACCAGAGAGTAGTTTTTCAATCAGCACTGTAACAACAGTAGAAACAACGATTTCAGCCATTTAATTTTCGAAATTGATCGAAATAAGATTGTTTGTTTGGTTAATTGGTTGTTTGTTTGGTTAATTGATCTGAAAAGATGAAGGAAAAGAGTAGTAGACCAACGACTTTTTAGTGTAACTGCAGATGAAGTACTATTGTTAAGGGCTTGTTTTATTTTGACCTAACTAGTGTTAGAACCTGGCTTCGCACCGGGGTTTTAAATGTATTTTATTGCATTTAGTTTGTAAAaaaattttgtggctaacgatgatgtcgttgaagcgcaactcgagtcgaactgaaaggtataacccgtgaaagatttaaaagttatttaaaattaacaatatatgtgcatctccgcgtttcgctatggagttgtcgacttttaaaaatttaacggaga
This genomic stretch from Rutidosis leptorrhynchoides isolate AG116_Rl617_1_P2 chromosome 11, CSIRO_AGI_Rlap_v1, whole genome shotgun sequence harbors:
- the LOC139875695 gene encoding putative disease resistance RPP13-like protein 1, coding for MAEIVVSTVVTVLIEKLLSAVLADASEKHITQEAVRLWLQELHHVAYDLDDVLDDMATEIMRRKLNDESQGSSSTSKVLKKFIPTFCTNFTPHKLMYGRKMRPMLDEITVKLNDLVEQKNNLGIGINAIAELRSNRNSKRLEQTSLLDVSTVLGRQVDQEALLSGIGKTTLAQLLYNNEKVKTQFELKVWVCVSDEFDVLAISNKIYQFVTGENNYYLSLDQLHVALKEKLSNKKFLLVLDDVWNEDQEKWEVLEKPLKGAPGSKIIVTTRKTTVASVMNCAEPYNSGSQAKLL